One region of Ananas comosus cultivar F153 linkage group 9, ASM154086v1, whole genome shotgun sequence genomic DNA includes:
- the LOC109715764 gene encoding protein SHI RELATED SEQUENCE 1-like, with translation MAGFSLGGGRRGSEGGENEQQHQHAAAAAAAAVIPPDSLFLFGGGTNQQPDISYPRGFELWQHHHHPQLPSSAAAAAALIGFSSDHQLPAGRIVMRGGGGGGRSGGAAAAGSSGGGGGGGVSCQDCGNQAKKDCAHMRCRTCCKSRGFQCPTHVKSTWVPASKRRERQQHLAAAAAALHNPRRLAAAAAAPDTSKRPREICPRPAATPAVASAGMEGVSFPAEVSSPAVFRCVRVSTMDEAAAAAEDELAYQTAVRIGGHVFRGILYDQGPEPSSSTPPAAALAAAAAAVSGSMAAGPSAVVSAGMLDAPNLSSSSLQYPTPLSAFMAGTQFFPHHPRP, from the exons ATGGCCGGGTTCTCTCTAGGCGGAGGCCGCCGCGGCAGCGAAGGAGGAGAAAACGAGCAACAACACCAAcacgcagcagcagcagcagccgccgccGTGATCCCTCCCGACAGTCTCTTCCTCTTCGGCGGCGGAACCAATCAGCAGCCGGACATCTCCTACCCCCGGGGCTTCGAATTATGgcagcaccaccaccacccccagCTTCCCTCgtccgcagcagcagcagcagcgctCATCGGCTTTTCTTCTGACCATCAGCTGCCGGCCGGGAGGATTGTaatgagaggaggaggaggaggagggcggagCGGCGGTGCTGCTGCTgccggcagcagcggcggcggcggagggggaggggtgAGCTGTCAGGACTGCGGCAACCAGGCGAAGAAAGACTGCGCGCACATGCGGTGCCGGACGTGCTGCAAGAGCCGGGGCTTCCAGTGCCCCACCCACGTCAAGAGCACGTGGGTCCCCGCCTCCAAGCGCCGCGAACGCCAGCAGCatctcgccgccgccgccgccgccctccacaaccctcgccgcctcgccgccgccgccgccgctcccgacACCTCCAAGCGGCCCCGAGAAATTTGCCCCCGCCCCGCCGCAACACCCGCCGTCGCCTCCGCAG GGATGGAGGGAGTGAGTTTTCCGGCGGAGGTGAGCTCGCCGGCGGTGTTCCGGTGCGTGCGGGTGAGCACGATggacgaggcggcggcggcggcggaggacgagcTGGCGTACCAGACGGCGGTCAGGATCGGCGGGCACGTGTTTAGGGGAATTCTTTACGACCAAGGGCCCGAACCGTCGTCGTCTACGCCGCCTGCAGCTGCTctcgcagcggcggcggcggcagtgaGCGGGTCGATGGCGGCAGGGCCCAGCGCAGTTGTGTCGGCGGGGATGTTGGATGCGCCGAatttgtcgtcgtcgtcgctgcAGTATCCGACACCTCTCAGTGCTTTCATGGCTGGTACTCAGTTCTTCCCACACCACCCTAGACCATAA
- the LOC109715476 gene encoding pentatricopeptide repeat-containing protein At4g17616-like — protein sequence MLDLYRRPKSNKFFNNEFQKHCLVQIGSSNLKSGFKLIVEPTKLDNDFLIDVQGSPELVLFLDGKLVPNEKAFAKLINSFVKERMISELCHFMTTLHKEVDFKVNGLCFDVMGACNQVGWSDVAHDVLDDLESAGVPIEANTYALLLQAYCEDNKLEESKKLSKQIEKAGLLGTDVDVTSASLETKSHLAEFLEKEIQEERVGSQLIYELNNSILFFCQAKMVEDAMRTFRSMRKKYPAHHADF from the coding sequence ATGCTTGATCTCTATCGGCGACCAAAGtctaataaatttttcaataatGAGTTCCAAAAGCATTGCTTAGTGCAAATTGGCTCAAGTAACCTAAAGTCAGGATTCAAACTAATTGTTGAGCCCACAAAGCTGGACAATGATTTTCTCATTGATGTACAAGGCAGCCCAGAGCTAGTCCTTTTTTTAGATGGTAAGCTTGTTCCAAATGAAAAGGCTTTTGCAAAGCTTATCAACAGCTTCGTCAAAGAGAGAATGATCAGTGAACTCTGTCATTTTATGACTACATTGCATAAAGAAGTTGATTTCAAAGTAAATGGTTTATGTTTTGATGTGATGGGCGCCTGCAATCAGGTGGGTTGGTCTGATGTTGCCCATGATGTTCTAGATGATTTGGAATCAGCTGGAGTTCCTATTGAAGCGAATACATATGCCTTACTTTTGCAAGCATATTGCGAAGATAACAAGTTGGAAGAATCTAAAAAGCTTTCGAAACAGATAGAAAAAGCAGGTCTTCTTGGAACCGATGTCGATGTGACTTCCGCTTCTCTTGAGACTAAGTCACATCTGGCTGAGTTTCTGGAAAAGGAAATCCAAGAAGAACGTGTTGGGAGTCAACTAATTTACGAGCTTAACAattccattcttttcttttgccaAGCAAAAATGGTTGAAGATGCTATGAGGACATTCAGAAGCATGAGAAAGAAATATCCGGCCCACCATGCAGACTTTTAA